A single Cryptosporangium phraense DNA region contains:
- the iolB gene encoding 5-deoxy-glucuronate isomerase, with translation MMSDWFRPAGSAAADGFDAVITPESAGWAYSSLRILTVGETREIATGPEEMLVVPLSGGLSVSVGKTTFALSGRANVFAGPSDFAYLPVGVTAVLQADATGARVALCGARTDRELPFRYGPADDVPVEQRGAGSASRLVRNFGTIGAFETGALIACEVVTPSGNWSSYPAHKHDEAGPDESELEEIYYFEIAPGPSGEPGFGYHRTSSSARGPIDVLAEVRDRDIALVPYGWHGPCMAPPGFDMYYLNVMAGPGAERAWLISDHPDHAWVRATWASQPLDPRLEEMR, from the coding sequence ATGATGAGCGACTGGTTCCGGCCCGCGGGCTCGGCCGCCGCCGACGGGTTCGACGCGGTGATCACCCCGGAGTCCGCCGGCTGGGCTTACTCCTCGCTGAGGATCCTCACCGTGGGCGAGACCCGGGAGATCGCTACCGGCCCTGAGGAGATGCTGGTGGTCCCGCTCTCCGGCGGCCTCTCCGTCTCGGTCGGGAAGACCACGTTCGCCCTGTCCGGGCGCGCGAACGTGTTCGCCGGGCCGAGCGACTTCGCCTATCTCCCGGTCGGCGTCACGGCTGTCCTCCAGGCGGACGCGACGGGGGCGCGCGTCGCGCTCTGCGGGGCGCGGACGGACCGGGAGTTGCCGTTCCGGTACGGCCCGGCGGACGACGTGCCGGTCGAGCAGCGTGGTGCGGGCTCGGCCAGCCGGCTGGTGCGCAACTTCGGCACGATCGGCGCGTTCGAGACCGGCGCGCTGATCGCCTGCGAGGTCGTGACGCCGTCCGGCAACTGGTCGAGCTATCCCGCGCACAAGCACGACGAGGCCGGCCCGGACGAGTCCGAACTGGAGGAGATCTACTACTTCGAGATCGCGCCCGGGCCGTCCGGCGAGCCCGGGTTCGGCTACCACCGCACGAGCTCCTCGGCCCGCGGCCCGATAGACGTGCTGGCCGAGGTGCGCGACCGGGACATCGCACTGGTGCCGTACGGGTGGCACGGCCCGTGCATGGCCCCGCCCGGTTTCGACATGTACTACCTGAACGTCATGGCCGGTCCGGGCGCCGAGCGCGCCTGGCTGATCTCCGACCATCCGGACCACGCCTGGGTGCGTGCCACCTGGGCGTCCCAGCCCCTCGACCCGCGGCTAGAGGAGATGCGATGA
- a CDS encoding ABC transporter permease, which translates to MTTAVADERLASGGAFARILRRPEVGALVAAIAVFVFFALVTDTFATASGASTWLRSASTIGIMAVAVALLMIGGEFDLSAGAMTGFTGLAVGVMTTEWGLNIWAAMLVSLILALAVGFLNGLLVMRTGLPSFIVTLGTFFVLQGIDLAAVKAIIGQVAIQGMANVPFYSQPHGVFGSSLDVAGGLVYASVFWWILVTVVATWVLLKTRVGNWIFAVGGAQTSARQVGVPVARTKIGLFMTSAGAGWLVGMLLLFTTSTVQSNTGVGQEFIYIICAVVGGCLLTGGYGSAVGAALGALIYGMTNQGIVYAGWDNNWLKAFLGVMLLGAVLLNEAVRRRAERS; encoded by the coding sequence ATGACTACTGCTGTCGCGGACGAACGCCTCGCCTCCGGCGGGGCGTTCGCCCGGATTCTGCGCCGCCCGGAGGTCGGCGCGCTCGTCGCCGCGATCGCCGTGTTCGTGTTCTTCGCGCTGGTCACCGACACGTTCGCGACCGCGTCGGGCGCGTCGACCTGGCTGCGGTCGGCGTCGACGATCGGCATCATGGCGGTCGCCGTCGCGCTGCTGATGATCGGCGGGGAGTTCGACCTCTCGGCCGGGGCGATGACCGGTTTCACCGGCCTGGCCGTCGGCGTCATGACGACGGAGTGGGGCCTGAACATCTGGGCCGCGATGCTCGTGTCGCTGATCCTGGCCCTGGCGGTCGGGTTCCTGAACGGGCTCCTGGTCATGCGCACCGGGCTGCCCAGCTTCATCGTGACGCTGGGGACGTTCTTCGTCCTGCAGGGCATCGACCTGGCCGCGGTGAAGGCGATCATCGGCCAGGTCGCGATCCAGGGCATGGCCAACGTGCCGTTCTACTCGCAGCCGCACGGGGTGTTCGGATCTTCCCTGGATGTTGCCGGTGGCCTGGTCTACGCCTCGGTGTTCTGGTGGATCCTGGTGACGGTCGTCGCCACCTGGGTGCTGCTGAAGACCCGGGTCGGGAACTGGATCTTCGCGGTCGGCGGGGCGCAGACGTCGGCCCGGCAGGTCGGCGTGCCGGTCGCCCGCACGAAGATCGGGCTGTTCATGACCAGCGCCGGGGCCGGCTGGCTGGTCGGCATGCTGCTGCTGTTCACGACGTCGACCGTGCAGTCGAACACCGGCGTCGGGCAGGAGTTCATCTACATCATCTGCGCGGTCGTCGGCGGGTGTCTGCTCACCGGCGGGTACGGGTCGGCGGTCGGGGCGGCGCTGGGCGCGCTGATCTACGGCATGACCAACCAGGGGATCGTCTACGCCGGCTGGGACAACAACTGGCTCAAGGCGTTCCTCGGCGTGATGCTGTTGGGTGCGGTTTTGTTGAACGAAGCGGTACGTCGGCGAGCGGAGCGGTCATGA
- a CDS encoding ATP-binding cassette domain-containing protein, whose amino-acid sequence MTSLIEVEEIGKRYGNIVALADVSTSVSPGEVTCVLGDNGAGKSTFIKILAGAHPHSSGRLVVDGEERHFASPREALSLGIATVYQDLAVVPLMPVWRNFFLGSEPTRRFGRLDAKFMKATTKSELSAMGIDLRDVDQPIGTLSGGERQCVAIARAVYFGARVLILDEPTAALGVKQSGVVLKYIARARDRGLGVVFITHNPHHAYPVGDRFMILRRGRSMGDFPKSELSLDELTGMMAGGAELEALSHELAAELGGESEVAKTLSSEVSELKTT is encoded by the coding sequence ATGACTTCGTTGATCGAGGTCGAGGAGATCGGCAAGCGGTACGGCAACATCGTCGCGCTGGCCGACGTCAGCACGTCGGTGTCTCCCGGCGAGGTGACGTGCGTGCTCGGCGACAACGGCGCCGGCAAGTCGACGTTCATCAAGATCCTGGCCGGGGCGCACCCGCACTCCTCCGGGCGGCTGGTCGTCGACGGCGAGGAGCGTCATTTCGCGTCACCGAGGGAAGCGTTGAGCCTCGGGATCGCCACCGTGTACCAGGACCTGGCCGTCGTGCCGCTGATGCCGGTCTGGCGCAACTTCTTCCTCGGGTCCGAGCCGACCCGGCGGTTCGGGCGCCTGGACGCGAAGTTCATGAAGGCGACGACGAAGTCCGAGCTGTCGGCGATGGGCATCGACCTGCGCGACGTCGACCAGCCGATCGGCACGCTGTCCGGCGGTGAGCGCCAGTGCGTGGCGATCGCGCGGGCGGTGTACTTCGGGGCCAGGGTGCTGATTCTCGACGAGCCGACGGCCGCGCTCGGCGTCAAGCAGTCCGGCGTCGTGCTGAAGTACATCGCGCGGGCCCGCGACCGGGGGCTGGGCGTCGTCTTCATCACCCACAACCCGCACCACGCGTACCCGGTCGGGGACCGGTTCATGATCCTGCGGCGGGGCCGCAGCATGGGCGACTTCCCGAAGAGCGAGCTGTCGCTCGACGAGCTGACCGGGATGATGGCCGGCGGGGCGGAGCTCGAGGCGCTCAGCCACGAGCTGGCGGCCGAGCTCGGGGGAGAGTCGGAGGTGGCGAAGACGCTCTCGTCGGAGGTGTCCGAGCTCAAGACGACCTGA
- a CDS encoding PfkB family carbohydrate kinase, which yields MPGATVYSLESILVDLAITVPALPERGGDVLATAARTNPGGGFNLASAVVRQGVRCVYAAPHGTGRYGDVIRAALAEEGVAWTIAPRPVGDSGYCVVLVEPGGERTFVTVAGVEAGLTTDDLSGVAPRAGDAVVVSGYDLAYPGSGPVLADWLPGLPDGVLIAFDPGPMVLEVPPDRLARTLTSVDLLTLNQREARMLTGAPSVVSSDELDVGLLDAVRRAGVADGAMIVLRAGRHGCAATGGSLGRRVLAVPAPVVRAVDTTGAGDVHTAVLLARLVTGVPVEDALVDAVRAGALAVQHAGSATGPTLAELRSYAEVEGHPDG from the coding sequence GTGCCGGGCGCGACGGTGTACTCCCTGGAGAGCATCCTCGTCGACCTCGCGATCACGGTGCCCGCGCTCCCCGAGCGCGGCGGCGACGTCCTGGCCACCGCGGCCCGCACGAACCCGGGCGGTGGCTTCAACCTCGCGTCGGCCGTGGTGCGGCAGGGGGTCCGGTGCGTCTACGCGGCGCCGCACGGCACCGGCCGCTACGGCGACGTCATCCGGGCCGCGCTGGCCGAGGAGGGCGTCGCCTGGACGATCGCCCCGCGGCCGGTCGGCGACTCGGGCTACTGCGTCGTGCTGGTCGAGCCGGGCGGCGAGCGCACGTTCGTCACGGTGGCCGGGGTCGAGGCCGGGCTCACGACGGACGACCTCAGCGGCGTCGCGCCCCGGGCCGGTGACGCGGTCGTCGTCTCGGGCTACGACCTGGCCTACCCGGGCAGCGGTCCGGTGCTCGCCGACTGGCTGCCCGGCCTGCCGGACGGCGTCCTCATCGCGTTCGACCCCGGGCCGATGGTGCTCGAGGTTCCTCCGGACCGCCTGGCGCGCACGCTGACCAGCGTCGATCTGCTGACGCTCAACCAGCGTGAGGCCCGGATGCTGACCGGCGCGCCGTCGGTCGTCAGCTCCGACGAGCTGGATGTCGGCCTGCTGGACGCCGTCCGGCGGGCCGGGGTGGCCGACGGGGCGATGATCGTGCTCCGGGCCGGGCGGCACGGGTGCGCGGCGACCGGCGGGTCGCTCGGCCGGCGGGTGCTCGCGGTGCCGGCGCCGGTCGTGCGCGCGGTGGACACGACCGGGGCCGGCGACGTGCACACGGCGGTGCTGCTGGCCCGGCTGGTCACCGGGGTGCCGGTGGAGGACGCGCTGGTCGACGCGGTTCGGGCGGGCGCGTTGGCGGTGCAGCACGCCGGCTCGGCGACCGGACCGACGCTCGCCGAGTTACGGTCTTACGCTGAGGTCGAGGGTCATCCGGACGGATAG
- the iolD gene encoding 3D-(3,5/4)-trihydroxycyclohexane-1,2-dione acylhydrolase (decyclizing), with protein sequence MRLTVAQATVKFLAAQYSERDGVQQRLIAGCLGIFGHGNVAGLGQALLQAELEDPAQIPYVLGRNEQAMVHTAVAYARMKDRLQTYAVSTSIGPGATNMITGAALATVNRLPVLLLPADTFADRSAAPLLQELEVPWSGDVTVNDAFRPVSRYFDRVQRPEQLPSALLAAMRVLTDPAETGAVTICLPQDVQAAAHDWPDELFERRVWRVARPLPERSVLEEAAALIRNAQRPLIVAGGGVGYSAASEELARFVEATGIPVGLTQAGKGALPFDHPQCLGAIGSTGTTAANAIARDADLVIGVGTRYSDFTTASRTAFAADGVRFVNVNVAAIDAVKHAGLAVRADARETLAALAPLLSSHSVADAYREEYADLDAAWAATVDRAYHSGDELTQSAVIGAVNDLSDPRDVVVCAAGSMPGDLHKLWQTRDPKGYHVEYGYSCMGYEIAGGLGVALACPDRDVFVLVGDGSYLMMATELVTALQEGLKVIVVLVQNYGFASIGALSESLGSQRFGTRYRYRTTSGRLDGDLLPVDLAANAASLGVPVIRAASRDELAEAIGVARKSPTSTVIHVETDPFSGGAPDSESWWDVPVSEVSDLESTRAAYATYAAHKAAQRPYL encoded by the coding sequence ATGAGGCTCACCGTTGCCCAGGCCACCGTCAAGTTCCTGGCCGCCCAGTACTCCGAGCGCGACGGCGTCCAGCAGCGCCTGATCGCGGGCTGTCTCGGGATCTTCGGGCACGGCAACGTGGCCGGCCTGGGCCAGGCCCTGCTGCAGGCCGAGCTCGAGGACCCGGCGCAGATCCCCTACGTCCTCGGGCGCAACGAGCAGGCGATGGTGCACACCGCGGTCGCCTACGCCCGGATGAAGGACCGGCTGCAGACGTACGCGGTCTCGACGAGCATCGGCCCGGGCGCGACGAACATGATCACCGGGGCCGCGCTGGCGACCGTCAACCGGCTGCCGGTGCTGCTGCTGCCGGCCGACACGTTCGCCGACCGGTCGGCCGCGCCGCTGCTGCAGGAGCTCGAGGTGCCGTGGTCGGGCGACGTCACGGTCAACGACGCGTTCCGGCCCGTGTCGCGGTACTTCGACCGGGTCCAGCGCCCGGAGCAGCTGCCCTCGGCGCTGCTGGCCGCCATGCGGGTGCTCACCGACCCGGCCGAGACCGGCGCGGTGACGATCTGCCTGCCCCAGGACGTCCAGGCGGCCGCGCACGACTGGCCGGACGAGCTGTTCGAGCGGAGGGTCTGGCGGGTCGCGCGCCCGCTGCCCGAGCGATCCGTGCTGGAGGAGGCGGCCGCGCTGATCCGGAACGCCCAGCGGCCGCTGATCGTCGCCGGGGGCGGTGTCGGCTACTCGGCGGCGTCCGAGGAGCTGGCGCGGTTCGTGGAGGCGACCGGCATCCCGGTCGGCCTGACCCAGGCCGGCAAGGGTGCGCTCCCGTTCGACCACCCCCAGTGCCTGGGCGCGATCGGCTCCACCGGCACCACCGCCGCCAACGCGATCGCCCGCGACGCCGACCTGGTGATCGGCGTCGGGACGCGGTACTCAGACTTCACGACGGCCAGCCGCACGGCGTTCGCCGCCGACGGCGTCCGCTTCGTGAACGTCAACGTGGCCGCGATCGACGCGGTGAAGCACGCGGGCCTGGCCGTCCGCGCGGACGCGCGGGAGACGTTGGCGGCGCTGGCGCCGCTGCTCTCCTCCCACTCGGTGGCCGACGCCTACCGGGAGGAGTACGCGGACCTGGACGCGGCCTGGGCCGCGACCGTGGACCGGGCCTACCACTCCGGGGACGAATTGACCCAGAGCGCGGTGATCGGCGCGGTGAACGACCTCTCCGACCCCCGGGACGTCGTGGTCTGCGCGGCCGGTTCGATGCCCGGTGACCTGCACAAGCTCTGGCAGACCCGGGACCCGAAGGGCTACCACGTCGAGTACGGCTACTCGTGCATGGGCTACGAGATCGCCGGCGGGCTCGGCGTGGCCCTGGCCTGCCCCGACCGGGACGTGTTCGTGCTGGTCGGCGACGGCTCCTACCTGATGATGGCGACCGAGCTGGTCACCGCCCTGCAGGAGGGGCTGAAGGTCATCGTCGTGCTGGTGCAGAACTACGGGTTCGCGTCGATCGGGGCGCTGTCGGAGTCGCTGGGCTCGCAGCGGTTCGGCACCCGCTACCGCTACCGGACGACGTCCGGGCGGCTGGACGGGGACCTGCTCCCGGTGGACCTGGCGGCCAATGCGGCCAGCCTCGGGGTGCCGGTGATCCGGGCCGCCTCCCGCGACGAGCTGGCCGAGGCGATCGGCGTCGCCCGGAAGTCCCCGACCAGCACCGTCATCCACGTCGAGACCGATCCGTTCTCCGGCGGGGCGCCGGACTCGGAGTCGTGGTGGGACGTGCCGGTGAGCGAGGTGTCCGACCTGGAGTCGACCCGGGCGGCCTACGCGACCTACGCGGCGCACAAGGCCGCGCAGCGGCCGTACCTGTGA
- a CDS encoding sensor domain-containing diguanylate cyclase, translating into MRDSPAGTRPGRLPVERSSAVLLAVLVVAAGAYLAGGYPVRLGLVVGADALGAVAIVAGVRRFRPERPAPWLLIAAAQICGAVADAVNYLASGYGSPWPFPGPPDLFYLGRYPLMFVAVLLWARRASAGRASLGRGADVAVIDVGIVVVAAAMLSWIFVISPLTGGTTGLDALIVVTAYPVGDLVLVAVGVRMYFGGGQASPALGLLGGYLGLWLFADTLFDLTTLNGTYRPLRLLELVWVGAAILVSAAALHPSMRTVGTPSPDRLQEGSARRLLLLGGVSLLAPAAEFAQYVRGEPLHVPLVTGVCATLFVLVTLRMNVLLTAQRRLAITDALTGLRTRRFFEAALALEYGRAVRNDSTIGVLLADVDHFKDVNDRYGHKAGDLVLREVAARLAACTRSGDVVARYGGEEFAVLVPNTDRGMASALAERLRRAVAGTAFPVGDGVAVPVTASIGVALLPAHARTPDELTVRADQCLYRAKNDGRNRVVVADDLARFQPDQSPLPGAL; encoded by the coding sequence GTGCGCGATTCGCCCGCCGGCACCCGGCCCGGGCGCCTGCCGGTCGAGCGGAGCAGTGCCGTGCTGCTCGCGGTCCTGGTCGTGGCCGCGGGAGCGTATCTCGCCGGCGGCTACCCGGTGCGGCTCGGGCTGGTCGTCGGGGCTGACGCGCTGGGCGCGGTGGCGATCGTGGCCGGCGTGCGGCGGTTCCGGCCGGAGCGTCCGGCCCCCTGGCTGCTGATCGCGGCCGCGCAGATCTGCGGGGCGGTGGCCGACGCGGTCAACTACCTGGCCAGCGGCTACGGCTCGCCCTGGCCGTTCCCCGGCCCGCCGGACCTGTTCTACCTCGGCCGCTACCCGCTGATGTTCGTCGCGGTGCTGCTCTGGGCGCGCCGCGCGTCCGCGGGCCGGGCCTCGCTCGGCCGCGGGGCCGACGTCGCGGTGATCGACGTGGGGATCGTGGTCGTCGCGGCGGCGATGCTGTCGTGGATCTTCGTGATCTCCCCGCTGACCGGCGGGACCACCGGCCTCGACGCGCTGATCGTGGTGACCGCCTACCCGGTCGGCGACCTGGTGCTGGTCGCGGTCGGGGTGCGGATGTACTTCGGCGGCGGGCAGGCGAGCCCGGCGCTGGGGCTGCTCGGCGGCTACCTCGGGCTCTGGCTGTTCGCCGACACGCTGTTCGACCTGACGACGCTCAACGGCACCTACCGGCCGCTGCGGCTGCTCGAACTGGTCTGGGTCGGGGCGGCGATCCTGGTCTCCGCCGCGGCGCTGCACCCGTCGATGCGGACGGTCGGCACGCCCTCGCCGGACCGGCTGCAGGAGGGCTCGGCGCGGCGGCTGCTGCTGCTCGGCGGAGTCTCGCTGCTGGCTCCGGCGGCCGAGTTCGCCCAGTACGTGCGGGGTGAGCCGCTGCACGTGCCGCTGGTCACCGGGGTCTGCGCGACGCTGTTCGTGCTCGTGACGCTGCGGATGAACGTCCTGCTCACCGCGCAGCGCCGGTTGGCCATCACCGACGCGCTGACCGGACTGCGCACCCGGCGGTTCTTCGAGGCCGCGCTGGCCCTGGAGTACGGACGGGCGGTCCGGAACGACAGCACGATCGGCGTGCTGCTGGCCGACGTCGACCACTTCAAGGACGTCAACGACCGGTACGGGCACAAGGCCGGTGACCTCGTGCTCCGCGAGGTCGCCGCGCGTCTGGCCGCCTGCACCCGGTCGGGGGACGTCGTGGCCCGGTACGGCGGGGAGGAGTTCGCGGTGCTGGTGCCGAACACCGACCGAGGTATGGCGTCCGCGCTGGCCGAGCGGCTCCGGCGTGCCGTCGCCGGCACCGCGTTCCCGGTCGGCGACGGGGTCGCGGTGCCGGTCACCGCATCGATCGGCGTCGCGCTGCTGCCCGCCCACGCGCGGACGCCGGACGAGCTCACGGTCCGGGCCGACCAGTGCCTCTACCGGGCCAAGAACGACGGCCGCAACCGGGTCGTGGTCGCCGACGACCTAGCGCGGTTCCAGCCGGACCAGAGTCCGCTCCCCGGTGCGCTCTGA
- a CDS encoding GntR family transcriptional regulator translates to MQPPITLDRSSPVPLYFQVAEQLEQAILSGTLGAGDRIGNEVAMAADLGLSRPTMRQAIQVLVDKGLLVRKRGVGTQVVQGRVHRPLELTSLFDDLTKAGQQPRTVVLKLELVEPDDHVRAELRLSDHEQAWYLERLRSVGSDPLAHMTNYLPTDVVDLAAVDLGEVGLYQAMRRAGVVMRVARQRISARRADAAEARLLGEVEGAPVLTMDRTTYDDAGRAVEYGTHAYRPDRYAFESTLVDR, encoded by the coding sequence ATGCAGCCCCCCATCACGCTCGACCGTAGTAGCCCGGTCCCGCTGTACTTCCAGGTGGCCGAGCAACTCGAACAGGCGATCCTGTCGGGCACGCTCGGCGCCGGTGACCGCATCGGCAACGAGGTCGCGATGGCCGCCGACCTGGGGCTGTCCCGGCCGACGATGCGCCAGGCGATCCAGGTGCTCGTCGACAAGGGACTGCTGGTCCGCAAGCGGGGCGTCGGCACCCAGGTGGTGCAGGGCCGGGTGCACCGCCCGCTGGAGCTGACCAGCCTGTTCGACGACCTGACCAAGGCCGGTCAGCAGCCTCGCACGGTCGTGCTCAAGCTCGAACTGGTCGAGCCGGACGACCACGTGCGCGCCGAGCTGCGCCTGTCCGACCACGAACAGGCCTGGTACCTGGAGCGGCTCCGGTCGGTCGGCTCCGACCCGCTCGCCCACATGACGAACTACCTGCCCACCGACGTCGTCGATCTGGCCGCTGTCGACCTCGGGGAGGTCGGCCTCTACCAGGCGATGCGCCGGGCCGGCGTGGTCATGCGGGTCGCCCGGCAGCGGATCAGCGCCCGGCGCGCCGACGCGGCCGAGGCCCGGCTGCTCGGCGAGGTCGAGGGCGCGCCGGTGCTGACCATGGACCGCACGACCTACGACGACGCCGGCCGCGCGGTCGAGTACGGCACGCACGCCTACCGGCCCGACCGCTACGCGTTCGAGTCCACGCTGGTCGACCGATGA
- a CDS encoding Gfo/Idh/MocA family protein, whose product MTDLRVAVVGVGIMGAYHATALAFRTAGARVTVVADPSAERAAAVAATVGARVATDAREAIAADDVDAVVLASPGPAHEEQVLACLARGVPVLCEKPLTTESASAYRLVRAPRSELVQVGFMRRFDTEYRALRELAVSGEIGAPLLLHCVHRNPAQRPAFDSTMMLRDSLVHEADVTRFLLGEEIVAVTVVRPRASSAAPAGVSDPMLVLFETASGRLVDVELFMRTGVAYEVRTELVAERGSAVIGLDQGLLTRRAGGAWGGALSADFLERFGPAYDAELQAWVAGAGGPGVWDGYAAVAVCEAAVESERTGERTLVRLEPR is encoded by the coding sequence GTGACCGACCTGCGGGTGGCCGTGGTCGGCGTCGGGATCATGGGCGCGTACCACGCGACCGCGCTGGCGTTCCGGACCGCGGGCGCCCGGGTGACGGTGGTAGCCGACCCCTCGGCCGAGCGGGCCGCGGCGGTGGCCGCGACCGTCGGCGCCCGGGTGGCCACCGACGCTCGGGAGGCGATCGCGGCCGACGACGTGGACGCGGTCGTGCTGGCCTCCCCCGGGCCGGCCCACGAGGAACAGGTGTTGGCGTGTCTGGCCCGGGGCGTGCCGGTGCTCTGCGAGAAGCCGCTGACGACCGAGAGCGCGTCGGCGTACCGGCTGGTCCGGGCCCCTCGCTCGGAGCTGGTCCAGGTCGGCTTCATGCGCCGGTTCGACACCGAGTACCGGGCGCTCCGGGAGCTGGCGGTGTCCGGGGAGATCGGCGCGCCGCTGCTGCTGCACTGCGTCCACCGGAACCCGGCCCAGCGGCCGGCGTTCGACTCGACGATGATGCTGCGCGACTCGCTGGTCCACGAGGCCGACGTCACCCGGTTCCTGCTCGGTGAGGAGATCGTCGCGGTGACCGTGGTGCGGCCGCGGGCGTCGTCGGCGGCTCCGGCGGGCGTCAGCGACCCGATGCTCGTGCTGTTCGAGACGGCGTCGGGCCGGCTGGTGGACGTCGAGCTGTTCATGCGGACGGGCGTCGCCTACGAGGTGCGGACCGAGCTGGTCGCCGAACGCGGCAGCGCGGTGATCGGCCTCGACCAGGGTCTGCTGACCCGTCGGGCCGGTGGGGCCTGGGGCGGTGCGCTCTCGGCCGACTTCCTCGAGCGCTTCGGGCCCGCCTACGACGCCGAGCTGCAGGCCTGGGTGGCGGGCGCCGGCGGTCCCGGCGTCTGGGACGGGTACGCGGCGGTGGCGGTGTGCGAGGCGGCGGTGGAGTCAGAGCGCACCGGGGAGCGGACTCTGGTCCGGCTGGAACCGCGCTAG
- a CDS encoding sugar ABC transporter substrate-binding protein, with the protein MKKFALAGVIVALFLAMTGCSGTGKEEGPSDAGDLDLTYAIITHGAPGDAFWDRVKSGAERAGKDYGVKVNYSSDPDPAKQSQLIDGAVADKVEGIIVSMANPDGLETSVKNAVAAGIPVVTINSGIDKWKEFGAMTHIGQSEEIAGNAVGARLKTAGWKNALCVIQEAGNVGLEERCKAVTATMGGKVTNLQVDGTDDNAVQATITSKLQADKTIDGVLTLGGQYAIDAVSAVKESGSSAKVATFDLSADVINDIKAGTIDFAVDQQPFVQGYAAVTALYLKSINGNDLGGGQPVYSGPAFVTKENADEVGKFAAKGTR; encoded by the coding sequence ATGAAGAAGTTCGCCCTAGCCGGAGTGATCGTCGCGTTGTTCCTCGCGATGACGGGCTGCAGCGGCACCGGCAAGGAGGAAGGGCCGTCCGACGCGGGCGACTTGGACCTGACATACGCGATCATCACCCACGGTGCGCCCGGCGACGCGTTCTGGGACCGGGTGAAGTCCGGGGCCGAGCGCGCGGGCAAGGACTACGGCGTCAAGGTCAACTACTCCTCCGACCCCGACCCGGCCAAGCAGTCGCAGCTCATCGACGGGGCAGTCGCCGACAAGGTCGAGGGCATCATCGTCTCGATGGCGAACCCGGACGGCCTGGAGACGTCGGTCAAGAACGCGGTCGCCGCCGGCATCCCGGTCGTCACGATCAACTCCGGCATCGACAAGTGGAAAGAGTTCGGCGCGATGACCCACATCGGGCAGAGCGAGGAGATCGCCGGTAACGCGGTCGGTGCCCGGCTCAAGACCGCGGGCTGGAAGAACGCGCTCTGCGTGATCCAGGAGGCGGGCAACGTCGGGCTCGAGGAGCGCTGCAAGGCGGTCACCGCGACGATGGGCGGCAAGGTCACCAACCTGCAGGTCGACGGCACCGACGACAACGCCGTGCAGGCCACGATCACGTCCAAGCTGCAGGCCGACAAGACGATCGACGGCGTGCTGACGCTCGGCGGCCAGTACGCGATCGACGCGGTCAGCGCGGTCAAGGAGTCGGGCAGCTCGGCCAAGGTCGCCACGTTCGACCTCTCCGCCGACGTCATCAACGACATCAAGGCGGGCACTATCGACTTCGCGGTCGACCAGCAGCCGTTCGTCCAGGGCTACGCCGCGGTCACCGCGCTGTACCTGAAGAGCATCAACGGCAACGACCTGGGCGGCGGCCAGCCGGTCTACTCCGGCCCGGCGTTCGTCACCAAGGAGAACGCCGACGAGGTCGGGAAGTTCGCGGCCAAGGGAACGCGATGA